The genomic region GTTGAAAATGACGCAGTCGGGCTTTTCCATCTTTCAAAGGAGGTTCATGAGACAGCAACGATTGAACGCTTCCGTAATCGATTTGATGCTGTTGTTGAACTTGGTGTTGATGGAAATGTCACTGTTGATTTCTGAGTAAATGATCCACAGCTAATATTTCCGACAGATATCTTTTGATTGCAAACTCATCATTACCGTAGTTAGTCAAAAACTCAAAATATATTAACAGTATATATGAATGACACATTACTCATATCTGATGATTTGGGTAAATGAGGGACATATGACTGCGGTTGTGGTATTCATTATTCATTTGAATTGAATCAATTAATCCAGACTTTCACTCTCATCAAGCTTTTCGAACGTCTTTCGTCCCCATCGAACAGCATATTCAGCATCATACTCAAGAAATGCCTGAGTATCCAGCGCGGTGAATGGTGTTGGAAGTTCAAGATCATGTTTAATTGCTGAGCATGCATATTCAGTTGCATCAGCAAATCCTGTTTCACCCCGAGCAACGGCACCTGGGAGTTCCTCAAGTCGATCATTAAGTCGATTACCCGCATCATGCCATGCGGTATATAATTCTGGGTGTGTCTCATCCAAAGAATTGAACGTTGGTCGTGTTTGCAACCCGACCCATGCGTCATATAATGCAACCGCAAGTTGATACACCTCTGCTGGTCCAAGTGGAACAGCTGAATCTAATTCAGTGTACGCTGATTCGAAAAATGGGAGGAAATGCTCAGGAACGCCAGTATCGATTTGAACAATTGCCTCTGCAATAAGAAATTCAAGAAATTGTGTTGGTGTTCCTGCCGCCCGTTGTTTAATCAATATTGTTGGAGGGGTTGTTTGACGGGTCCATGTAACAGTACCATCACCAGGCATACCGATTGTGAATTCTGATCCAGCATATTGTATGAGTGGTGATGGAGCATCTGATGGAAGCCAATCTGTTGGGTAACTGGAAGGGGTAACACTCTCAACGAATATTCCAAGTCCTTCTGCTATTGCTGGTGGAATTGTCTCAAAGTCCGATTCAACATCAAGGATAATCGCGTTAGGAGCATACGCGTCTTTAATTGCTGCAACAGGGGATGAGAGTTCTCGGTGGTCGAACATATCCTGTGTTTGTGGTCCGGGGTCTTCAGCATCCGGATTATCGACACAAGATAAAGAACATATGAGAAATCAATCGAAACTAGCGAAGATTTGTGCATGAACATATCAAAGATATTGATAGAAATAGGGAGTGTATATATACTCGAAGTGAATCGAAATATCATTTCACTAATAATTGCCTAGCCAAAAGCAATAACGAATATCAGAAAAATCGTCAGAGCAGCCGATATGCTAATCGTTCCAAGAACAATCTTTGTTGCGCGACTCATGCTCGGCTGAACTCAGTCATTATTCTTAAATGCTTCAATATCGCTCGCCAAGAGATAACTACTGAATCATATTCCAGAGATTAATTACTCTGTCTACAAGCGAATTAATTTGTGTTGTCCGATAATTCACGACCGGCATTAGGGACTTCAATGACATATCGTCCGTCTTCTTGTAATGAGATAATATACTCCGAGCGGTCATACAATTCCATCAGATTGAGTTCGTACTGCCCTGGTGCGACAATGCGGATACTCTCGAACTGCTGATTTAATTCAGTTCGAAGGTCATCGAGACCTGGATCATCAGTATCAGTCGATGATTCAGAGGATGATTGAGAATCGCCTGTGGACGTCTGAGAGTGATCTTTCGAGGATGAGTCTAATGACTCCGAGTGTGATTGAACCTCTTGTTGTGGGTGCCCTTCGGCGTCTGAGGATGCCCCCATGGCTGCAAGCTCTTCAGGTGAAATAATATCTCCCCGAGCGCTTGCCTGTGCGTTATTTTCATCATCTTTCTCAGAGGGATTATGTAATTTTGA from Haloquadratum walsbyi C23 harbors:
- a CDS encoding DUF7089 family protein, coding for MFDHRELSSPVAAIKDAYAPNAIILDVESDFETIPPAIAEGLGIFVESVTPSSYPTDWLPSDAPSPLIQYAGSEFTIGMPGDGTVTWTRQTTPPTILIKQRAAGTPTQFLEFLIAEAIVQIDTGVPEHFLPFFESAYTELDSAVPLGPAEVYQLAVALYDAWVGLQTRPTFNSLDETHPELYTAWHDAGNRLNDRLEELPGAVARGETGFADATEYACSAIKHDLELPTPFTALDTQAFLEYDAEYAVRWGRKTFEKLDESESLD